A window of the Juglans microcarpa x Juglans regia isolate MS1-56 chromosome 5D, Jm3101_v1.0, whole genome shotgun sequence genome harbors these coding sequences:
- the LOC121265366 gene encoding protein fluG codes for MDFTELREAIEEVEAVDAHAHNVVALDSTFPFIRCFSEADGDALSYSPHSLSFKRNLRHVADLYGCELSLHGVEEFRRLSGLQTISSTCFKAAKISSILIDDGIEFNKKHDIEWHKSFAQVVGRILRIERLAEKILDEELPDGSTWTLDLFTETYLGKLKSVANQIYGLKSIVAYRSGLEINTNVTKIDAEEGLSEILTAGKPTRITNKNFIDYVFTHALEVALCFDLPMQIHTGFGDKDLDMRLSNPLHLRTLLVDKRFSKCRLVLLHASYPFSKEASYLASVYPQVFLDFGLAVPKLSVHGMISSIKELLELAPLKKVMFSSDGYAFPETFYLGAKKAREVVFSVLRDACIDGDLSLPEAVEAAKDLFAQNAIQFYKINLSYGLTNKLTPYSVKMKTNASDNDDSLVRIIWVDGSGQQRCRVVPGKRFNNIVRKNGVGLTFASMGMTSFADGPADETNLTGVGEIRLIPDLSTKCRIPWKEHEEMVLADMHLKPGEAWEYCPREALRRVSKFLKDEFNLEMNAGFENEFFLLKSVLREGKEEWVPIDSTAYCSTSAFDAVSPLFREIIAALDTLNIPVEQVHAESGDGQFEMALGHTTCIYAADHLVFTREVIRAIARKHGLLATFMPKYALDDIGSGSHVHISLYQSGENVFMASGGTSRFGMSTVGEEFMAGVLHHLPAILAFTAPVPNSYDRIVPNTWSGAYQCWGKENREAPLRTACPPGISDGLVSNFEIKSFDGCANPHLGLAAIVAAGIDGLQRHLSLPEPIDTNPHSLADKLHRLPKSLSESLEALQKDSVFKDLIGEKLLVAIKGIRKAEIDYYSQHKDAYKQLLHRY; via the exons atggatttcACAGAGCTGAGAGAAGCAATAGAGGAAGTGGAAGCAGTGGATGCCCATGCCCACAACGTCGTCGCTCTCGATTCCACCTTTCCTTTCATCCGTTGCTTCTCCGAAGCCGACGGCGACGCCTTGTCCTACTCTCCCCACTCCCTCTCCTTCAAG AGAAATTTAAGGCATGTTGCTGACTTATATGGATGTGAATTGTCCTTGCATGGGGTTGAAGAATTTCGTAGACTCTCTGGATTACAGACCATTAGCTCGACATGCTTCAAAGCTGCAAAAATCTCATCCATACTCATAGATGATGGAATTGAGTTTAACAAAAAGCATGATATAGAGTGGCATAAAAGTTTCGCTCAAGTTGTCGGTAGAATACTGAGAATCGAACGTCTGGCTGAGAAGATTCTTGATGAA GAGTTGCCAGATGGATCAACTTGGACATTGGATCTTTTCACCGAAACTTATCTGGGAAAGTTGAAGTC AGTTGCTAACCAGATATATGGCTTAAAAAGCATAGTTGCATACCGCAGTGGCTTAGAGATAAATACAAATGTCACAAAAATAGATGCTGAAGAAGGTCTTTCTGAAATTTTAACAG CTGGAAAGCCTACCCGCATTACGAATAAGAACTTTATTGATTATGTCTTTACACATGCTTTGGAGGTTGCTCTATGCTTTGACTTGCCGATGCAGATACACACAGG TTTTGGAGACAAGGATTTGGATATGCGGCTGTCAAATCCCCTCCATCTCCGGACCCTTCTTGTGGACAAGAGATTTTCTAAGTGCCGTTTAGTACTTTTGCATGCATCCTACCCATTTTCAAAGGAAGCATCATATCTGGCCTCTGTTTATCCCCAG GTGTTCCTTGACTTTGGGTTGGCAGTTCCCAAGCTCAGTGTCCATGGAATGATATCTTCCATCAAAGAGCTTTTGGAGCTAGCTCCACTAAAGAAG GTGATGTTCAGCTCTGATGGCTATGCGTTTCCTGAAACTTTTTACTTAG GTGCAAAGAAAGCACGTGAAGTTGTCTTTTCTGTTCTACGTGATGCATGCATTGATGGTGATCTCTCACTTCCCGAAGCTGTTGAAGCTGCTAAGGACCTCTTTGCACAAAATGCAATTCAGTTTTACAAGATCAATTTATCTTATGgtttaacaaataaattaactCCTTACTCTGTGAAGATGAAGACAAATGCATCAGATAATGATGACTCACTTGTTCGCATTATATGGGTTGATGGTTCAGGGCAGCAAAGATGTCGT GTTGTTCCAGGGAAGCGCTTCAACAATATTGTTAGAAAGAATGGTGTCGGTTTGACATTTGCATCTATGGGAATGACTTCTTTTGCTGATGGTCCGGCAGATGAGACCAATCTAACTGGAGTCGGTGAGATCAGACTAATTCCTGATTTGTCAACCAAGTGCAGGATACCATG GAAAGAACACGAGGAAATGGTTTTGGCTGATATGCATCTTAAACCTGGTGAAGCATGGGAATATTGCCCAAGAGAGGCCCTGCGAAGGGTTTCAAAATTTCTgaaagatgaatttaacttg GAAATGAATGCAGGGTTTGAGAATGAGTTTTTTCTCTTGAAGAGTGTACTAAG GGAAGGGAAAGAAGAATGGGTGCCAATAGACTCAACAGCTTACTGCTCTACATCAGCATTTGATGCTGTTTCCCCCTTATTTCGTGAAATTATTGCTGCTCTTGATACCCTGAATATTCCAGTGGAACAG GTCCATGCAGAGTCTGGGGATGGTCAATTTGAGATGGCTCTAGGGCACACCACTTGTATTTATGCTGCTGACCACTTGGTTTTCACCCGTGAGGTTATTAGGGCTATAGCAAGGAAACATGGACTACTGGCAACTTTCATGCCAAA GTATGCTTTAGATGACATTGGTTCAGGATCCCATGTGCATATCAGTTTGTATCAGAGTGGAGAGAATGTTTTTATGGCATCAGGTGGAACATCTCGATTTGGAATGTCCACTGTTGGGGAGGAGTTCATGGCAGGTGTTTTACATCATCTTCCTGCAATTTTGGCATTTACAGCGCCTGTTCCAAAtag TTATGATCGAATAGTACCAAATACATGGAGTGGAGCATATCAGTGCTGGggaaaagaaaacagagaagCTCCACTGAGAACTGCATGCCCACCTGGAATTTCAGATGGTCTGGTCAGCAACTTTGAAATTAAATCATTTGATGGGTGTGCAAATCCACACTTGGGATTGGCTGCTATAGTTGCTGCTGGCATTGATGGTCTTCAGAGGCATCTTTCTCTTCCTGAGCCCATTG ATACAAACCCTCATAGCCTTGCTGATAAACTTCATAGATTGCCAAAATCACTTTCTGAATCATTAGAAGCTCTTCAGAAAGATAGTGTCTTCAAAGATCTAATTGGTGAAAAGCTTTTGGTTGCCATAAAAGGAATTCGCAAG